Proteins encoded within one genomic window of Haloplanus vescus:
- a CDS encoding type I restriction-modification system subunit M: protein MPLSLEDLDSHLFKCADIIRDAVDPTDYKEYILPLVYYKTISDEFEKQYAENVEEYGEDLARQQNLYSIPVVPEGYLWSDLRAVSDNVDQALNEAFDALTEENPELQGLFRADYIDADALNDDRLGKLVEHLSKHDLDRDSIPPDMLGEAYMDLVRHFAEEEGKSGGQFFTPPHIVNLCVRLVDEFEDGMTFHDPTVGSGGMLIEAARYYREEQGGDPSKLTFTGQEINPDIAAIAKMNLSIHGLNGEIEREDSLSNPAFTNEDEQELTRFDRVLANFPFSADWAKDDLQDDPYGRFDWHEKLPRADRGDYAFIMHMAKQLKRPEEDGSGGKAAIVIPHGVLFRKHESRYREYMLEENMVEAVVGLPENLFQNNSIPSAVLVLNTDKPAEREGEVQFIHAADEAFYEELSNQNELTEDGLNHIIENFRGWTTEERVSRTVSLDEIRENDYNLNIALYVDTTEPEEDIDVTEELAKLRELQAERDEIEATMSEHMEALNYE, encoded by the coding sequence ATGCCCCTGTCGCTCGAAGACTTGGATTCTCACCTTTTCAAGTGTGCCGACATTATTCGAGATGCCGTCGACCCGACCGACTACAAGGAGTACATTCTCCCGCTGGTCTACTACAAGACCATTTCTGACGAATTCGAGAAACAGTACGCCGAGAACGTCGAAGAGTACGGTGAGGACCTTGCCCGTCAGCAGAACCTCTACAGTATTCCCGTCGTCCCCGAGGGCTACCTATGGAGCGACCTTCGCGCCGTTTCCGACAACGTAGACCAAGCCCTGAACGAAGCCTTTGACGCGCTCACCGAGGAAAATCCTGAACTCCAAGGTCTGTTCCGCGCCGATTACATCGACGCCGACGCGCTGAACGACGACCGACTTGGAAAACTTGTCGAACACCTCTCGAAGCACGACCTTGACCGCGACAGTATTCCCCCGGATATGCTCGGGGAGGCGTACATGGATTTGGTGCGCCACTTCGCTGAGGAAGAGGGGAAATCCGGCGGGCAGTTCTTCACGCCACCGCACATCGTCAATCTCTGCGTTCGGCTTGTAGACGAGTTCGAGGACGGAATGACGTTCCACGACCCGACCGTTGGTTCGGGCGGAATGCTCATTGAGGCCGCTCGATACTACCGCGAAGAGCAAGGCGGCGACCCGTCAAAACTGACGTTCACGGGGCAGGAAATCAATCCAGATATTGCCGCAATTGCGAAGATGAACCTCTCCATTCACGGACTGAACGGGGAGATTGAGCGCGAGGACTCTCTCTCAAATCCCGCGTTCACGAACGAGGACGAACAGGAACTCACGCGCTTCGACCGTGTTCTTGCCAATTTCCCCTTCTCGGCTGATTGGGCAAAAGACGACCTCCAAGACGACCCCTACGGGCGCTTCGACTGGCACGAGAAACTACCGCGTGCCGACCGAGGGGACTACGCCTTCATCATGCACATGGCGAAGCAACTCAAGCGTCCCGAGGAAGACGGTAGCGGCGGGAAGGCGGCTATCGTCATTCCTCACGGCGTACTGTTCCGGAAACACGAGTCGCGGTATCGGGAATATATGCTGGAGGAGAATATGGTGGAGGCTGTCGTCGGACTTCCCGAGAATTTGTTCCAGAACAACTCGATACCCTCCGCTGTCCTCGTGTTGAACACGGACAAGCCAGCCGAACGTGAGGGCGAAGTACAGTTCATTCACGCCGCCGACGAAGCGTTCTACGAGGAATTATCGAATCAGAACGAACTCACCGAGGACGGCCTTAACCACATCATCGAGAACTTCCGTGGGTGGACGACCGAGGAGCGCGTGAGTCGAACGGTGTCGCTCGATGAGATTCGAGAGAACGACTACAATCTCAATATCGCCCTGTACGTCGATACGACTGAACCAGAGGAGGATATTGACGTGACAGAGGAACTGGCGAAGTTACGGGAATTGCAGGCCGAGCGAGACGAAATTGAGGCGACAATGAGCGAGCATATGGAGGCGCTGAACTATGAGTGA
- a CDS encoding restriction endonuclease subunit S: MSEEANLDEFVGGDNADSSEWMIRSLGELAEYQNGNAFSKSEWGDEGYPIIRIQNLTGEQDDFNYFDGDLEERYKVEAGDTLLSWSATIDVFQWSGPTAALNQHIFRVDSSDDVNDTFYRFKLEHLLPELVALSHGSTMQHVRKADLVNVDANIPPLPEQRKIATILYTVDQAIEKTEDVINRLNRVQKGTLRNLFRDGVGKQSETKTTPMGQFPKDWELKTMESVGSLINGNAFPKEYQGSSEGDYPFVKVSDTNDYRRYVSGAQNYIPQEIAEEIGCNIHPEGTVILPKRGAAIMTNKRRILAQDSAIDNNQIGIVGEKVKPLFLYYYLSDVDMGRFVQEGAVKSLTKSLLSKIRVPVPPIEIQSKIVTILESIDKEIEAEKRVKTHQERLKRGLMQDLLSGTVRTTDTNIQVPEEITKYG, encoded by the coding sequence ATGAGTGAGGAGGCGAATTTGGACGAATTCGTTGGAGGTGACAACGCCGATTCCTCAGAATGGATGATACGCTCCCTTGGTGAGTTGGCGGAGTACCAGAATGGAAACGCATTCAGCAAGAGCGAGTGGGGCGATGAGGGGTACCCCATCATCCGGATTCAGAATCTGACTGGTGAACAAGATGATTTCAATTACTTTGACGGTGATTTGGAGGAACGGTATAAGGTAGAGGCTGGAGACACACTCCTATCTTGGTCTGCAACGATTGACGTATTCCAATGGTCAGGGCCTACAGCGGCCCTAAATCAGCATATATTCCGTGTTGATTCCTCAGATGATGTTAACGATACGTTCTATCGATTCAAATTAGAGCATCTACTACCAGAATTAGTGGCTCTCTCTCACGGGAGTACGATGCAACACGTCCGGAAGGCTGACTTGGTGAATGTTGATGCGAACATTCCTCCACTCCCTGAACAGCGCAAAATCGCCACCATCCTCTACACCGTTGACCAAGCGATTGAGAAGACTGAAGACGTTATTAATCGGCTTAACCGGGTACAGAAGGGTACACTCAGGAACCTATTCCGGGACGGCGTTGGAAAGCAGTCTGAAACCAAGACAACCCCTATGGGGCAGTTCCCGAAAGATTGGGAATTGAAAACTATGGAAAGCGTCGGTTCTCTGATTAATGGAAATGCGTTCCCTAAAGAATATCAAGGGAGTTCCGAGGGTGACTACCCATTTGTGAAAGTAAGCGACACTAATGATTACCGAAGATACGTTTCAGGGGCGCAAAATTATATCCCGCAAGAAATTGCTGAAGAAATCGGATGTAATATCCATCCTGAGGGGACAGTTATTCTCCCGAAACGAGGGGCGGCTATAATGACAAATAAGAGGAGAATATTGGCTCAAGATTCTGCGATAGACAATAACCAAATCGGTATTGTCGGAGAAAAAGTGAAACCTCTCTTTCTGTATTACTATCTCTCAGATGTGGATATGGGTCGCTTTGTTCAGGAGGGTGCAGTCAAATCTCTCACAAAATCTCTCCTCTCAAAAATTCGTGTTCCCGTACCACCTATAGAGATACAATCAAAAATAGTGACTATTCTGGAGAGTATTGACAAGGAGATTGAGGCGGAGAAAAGAGTCAAGACACATCAGGAACGTCTCAAACGCGGCCTAATGCAAGACCTTCTCTCGGGAACAGTCCGAACGACCGACACTAACATACAGGTGCCCGAAGAAATCACCAAGTATGGTTAG
- a CDS encoding class I SAM-dependent methyltransferase, with protein sequence MDRPCVRVPRESGEQTRQELAAAGLLDEDHQIVVDDGTLYLPVTDADALDDAHEVVYRDVPTHDGQETPADILGFDPSYERLGDIAILDEDDPARASDIATGILDSDLPVAAVVDRASKVKGDLRVRDWDVVAAADDAARPVTETVHREYGFEYLLDISEVYFSPRLATERHRVTEQVAAGEQAVDMFAGVGPFAIPMAARGATVVGVDLNPAAVEYLRENARRNGVADRVTAIEGDVRDVAADYDGWADRIVMNLPHSADDFLDAAVTLAGDDCTLHYYDIQHEDDPFGPGERAIREAAEGYDVEVATRHVVRSYAPHELNVCLDVRLSR encoded by the coding sequence ATGGACCGGCCCTGCGTCCGCGTCCCCCGCGAGTCGGGGGAGCAGACCCGACAGGAACTCGCCGCGGCGGGACTGCTCGACGAGGACCACCAAATCGTCGTCGACGACGGCACGCTCTATCTCCCCGTCACCGACGCCGACGCCCTCGACGACGCCCACGAAGTCGTCTACCGCGACGTTCCCACCCACGACGGCCAAGAGACACCCGCGGACATCCTCGGCTTCGACCCCTCCTACGAACGCCTCGGGGACATCGCCATCCTCGACGAGGACGACCCGGCACGCGCGAGCGATATCGCCACGGGCATCCTCGACTCCGACCTGCCCGTCGCGGCCGTCGTCGACCGCGCTTCGAAGGTGAAAGGCGACCTCCGCGTTCGCGACTGGGACGTGGTCGCCGCCGCGGACGACGCCGCCCGCCCCGTCACCGAAACCGTCCACCGCGAGTACGGCTTCGAGTATCTGCTCGACATCTCCGAAGTCTACTTCTCGCCGCGCCTCGCGACCGAACGCCACCGCGTCACCGAACAGGTCGCGGCGGGCGAACAGGCGGTCGACATGTTCGCCGGCGTCGGCCCCTTCGCCATCCCGATGGCCGCGCGGGGGGCGACGGTCGTCGGCGTCGACCTCAACCCCGCGGCGGTCGAGTACCTCCGCGAGAACGCCCGGCGCAACGGCGTCGCGGACCGCGTGACCGCCATCGAGGGCGACGTGCGCGACGTGGCCGCCGACTACGACGGCTGGGCCGACCGAATCGTGATGAACCTCCCCCACAGCGCCGACGACTTCCTCGACGCCGCGGTCACCCTCGCCGGCGACGACTGCACCCTCCACTACTACGACATCCAACACGAGGACGACCCCTTCGGCCCGGGCGAGCGAGCGATTCGTGAGGCTGCCGAAGGGTACGACGTGGAGGTGGCGACTCGACACGTCGTCCGGTCGTACGCCCCCCACGAACTCAACGTCTGTCTGGACGTTCGCCTGTCACGATAG